Genomic segment of Paraburkholderia agricolaris:
CCAGCGCGGAATAGTAGATGTTCACGCGGCTGGCGAACATCGCGAGTACGGGCAGGAATGTTGACAGCTGAAAGCCGAAGACCAGCAGCACGCAGGAGCTGTACGCGAGCGCCGCGCCAACGCCGACTGTCAGCAATGACGCGAGAATGAGGGTTTGCTGGGGGGACGGCGCATAGGTCATTGAATAGGCTGCGGGAATGCCCCACAGTGCGCCGGCCAGCGCGGCCGCCGAGATCGCCCAGATTTTCCAGCGGCGCACGGTGCGGACATTGCGCAGCGCGCGCCGGTAGTCGGCGGCGAGCGCATATTGCAGCACGCAGAGCGCGCCGCTCACCGCCAGCCAGCCCAGCAACATAGGCCGGTTGGCGTGGCCCCTGACCGCGAGCGCGACACATGCGCCGCCAATGAGGATCGACGTAGCGGAGACGTGAAGATGATGGCGAAGCGAATCCACCTCGGACGAATCGGGCTTCTCATCGCTCCGGTTGCTGACTGGCCGATCGGGATACCTCATCATATCTCCACGTGTGTATTTGCAACCCCAGCAGATCATTTCCCATGAGATTGCCGCATTAGTCCGAGCTCGGCAAGACGGAATCGGCTAAATTGTGTCCCCTGGACCTTAGTCCAATGCGGAGGACATTGCCGTCCCGTAGCATCGCTTCGCTGTAAAGGTCGGTTCCGAATGCGCCGGCCAGAATGTTGCCATTTGATTGATGAGGTATCCATATTAATTGGGTAGTCGATCGGAGCCGGCGCGCTCAAACTGCCGGCTGCTCCCGACACCTTTGCCGACGTATTGGACCTGCCAGGCGTTGCAGTCCGGCGCGGATTGGGGAGCCTGTGGTAAGTGAATCTGCACGAAAGGCCAGCGAGCGTGCGTCTCGACAGGCCGGAATCAATAAGGAGCCGCGGCACGCGGAGCGGGAATGTCGGGAAAAACTGTTTCGCGATCTGGTCGAGAAGCACGGCGCCAGGTTGTACCGGTTCGTGCTGCGCCGCACGGGGAGTGTCTACATTGCGGAGGAAATCACCCAGCAGACTTTTGTCGAGGCTGCCTGCGGGTTCGACAGCTATCGTGGCGACGCCAGACTCTCGACCTGGTTGTACGGCATAGCCGTGAATCTCATCCGCAATCACCTCAACCGCTGCCCAGAACGACGTTTTATGTTCGAGAGTTGCGAGAACGAGGAGGCGACGCTAGACGTAGGAGCGAGTGTCGAACAGGTTGTGGCAGGGCGTCAGGCGTTCCGCGTGCTGCTCGCGCAGATCGACGCGCTGCCGCAGGAAATGCGCGAGGTCGTGCTGTTGGTGGGCGTGCGGGAAATGAGCTATGAGGAGGTGAGCGCGATGCTGCGCATTCCGATCGGAACTGTGCGCAGCCGGCTTTCGCGGGCACGCGCGGCCCTGCGGGACAGTTTCGGTGCGATGGATTGACCAGCGCGCGGTGCGTAAGCTTCGCGCGCCGAGCACCCGCTATCCTGCCCGACGATGCCGCTGCACGTTTCAGGCGTGGCTGTGTCTTAGCAGCCGCTCGATCCAGTTGCGCAGCATTTCGACGTCCACTGGCTTGTGCAGTAGCGGGATGCCGTTCTCCGCTGCGTCGATGAGCCGGCTAGGGTCGGTGTCGCCGCTCACGATCAAGGCCGGAATGTCGGAGTCGTTGTATTCGTCACGCAGGCGGTCGATCACCTGGATGCCCGTTTCGCGCTCCGGCAACCGATAGTCGCTCACGATGAGAGCGGGTTTCTGCGTCAAATGAACGACTTTCTCCAGAATGTTCGCACCGCTAGAGCCGTCGATCACGCGATACCCCCAGCTTTTTAAGAGCAACGTCAGGCCTTCGCGGTTTTGCGGGTCATCATCCACCACGAGCACCAGTTGTCCTTGCGCGGTTGCGGCATCGCGTGCGCGGGCCCCGGACTCGGGGGTGTGAGGCTGCAGCGTGGGCGGTTGTACCGGCAGCGCCGCCGTTACGCCGCGCTCGACGCATAGGGAGAAAACGGTACCCTTGCCCTCGACGGAGCGCAGCGCAAGCGTGTGCCCGAGCAGCGCGGTGGTGCGACGCACAATCGCCAGTCCGAGTCCGAGCCCCTTGCTACGGTCGCGTTCAGGGTTGCGCAACTGATGGAACTCCCAGAACACGCGTTCCTCTTCCCGTGCGGGAATGCCTGGCCCGGTGTCCCACACCTCGATCCGGACGTGACCGTCGCGTACGCGGCACCCCACGAGGACGCGACCGGTCTCGGTATGGACGATGGCGTTGCTGACGAGATTGCGTATCACGCGTTCGAGCAGGACGGGGTCCGACTGGACCTGGACGTCGCGTGAGCGCACGCGCATGGATAGGCCCTTTTCCTGAGCCTGCGGCGCGTATTCCATCCGGATCTGATCCAGTAGCGTGTTGAGTGCGAAGGACTGACGGCGCACCTGCACAACTCCCGCATCCAGCCGGGAAATGTTGAGTAGCGCGTCGAACAGGTTACCCATTGCCGCCGTCGCGCTGGCGATGTTCTGGACGA
This window contains:
- a CDS encoding RNA polymerase sigma factor — its product is MVSESARKASERASRQAGINKEPRHAERECREKLFRDLVEKHGARLYRFVLRRTGSVYIAEEITQQTFVEAACGFDSYRGDARLSTWLYGIAVNLIRNHLNRCPERRFMFESCENEEATLDVGASVEQVVAGRQAFRVLLAQIDALPQEMREVVLLVGVREMSYEEVSAMLRIPIGTVRSRLSRARAALRDSFGAMD
- a CDS encoding ATP-binding response regulator, which gives rise to MHAERIRAVQVTALRRSFPFALGGSVVSAGMTGYAMCPVIPPRQVIVWLIATMIVAALRLAAMLYYDRTRGQPQAAARWLRHMFIGNLASGTLWGLPFAYWTFFVPIEYQLFFIVILFGLGTGAIYSNYMILPVIYAFEVPAFAPPFVALAAQPTAINLALVTGGLAYLIATLAFIHRMHRTHLDALRLSYENLALLEQVRREKEAAERSDLEKSRFLAAASHDLRQPVHAISLFLGLLSKERLSSHALYLVQNIASATAAMGNLFDALLNISRLDAGVVQVRRQSFALNTLLDQIRMEYAPQAQEKGLSMRVRSRDVQVQSDPVLLERVIRNLVSNAIVHTETGRVLVGCRVRDGHVRIEVWDTGPGIPAREEERVFWEFHQLRNPERDRSKGLGLGLAIVRRTTALLGHTLALRSVEGKGTVFSLCVERGVTAALPVQPPTLQPHTPESGARARDAATAQGQLVLVVDDDPQNREGLTLLLKSWGYRVIDGSSGANILEKVVHLTQKPALIVSDYRLPERETGIQVIDRLRDEYNDSDIPALIVSGDTDPSRLIDAAENGIPLLHKPVDVEMLRNWIERLLRHSHA